One Echinicola strongylocentroti DNA window includes the following coding sequences:
- a CDS encoding SusC/RagA family TonB-linked outer membrane protein: protein MVHKVLQRILLLTISFLVYAHLATAQEGVISGTVTSNEDGLGLPGVTVQVQGKSNGTATDIDGKYQINAGPSAVLVFSYIGYAQQKIEVGNRSQIDVVMELDVSQLNEVVVVGYGEQNRRDLTGSVVSIKSDQLEQATPTTALEGMRGRLSGVSVTANGGPGEAPDIKIRGTSTLNSGTGPLYVVDGQQLDDINNINPNDIASIEVLKDGASAAIYGSKSANGVVIITTKKGKSGKTKIDANYVRSYSVLSSKIPVSNTRQARIYEIARLGNDAVNAGPPADSLSTLFNQDFDYQEMITRVGVRDQVGLSLSGGKDDANFYWNTGFMNQDGVVKNSGFERVNTTLNLNFKASKIIKAGTRVLASYSERNGLNEGAVFNQLSTHFPYLPSQDADGTYVPQTSSQQNVLAETLFTVRKRRDYDGQIFSFIELDLLPSLKFKSTLGVLLELRRDNDFDPIVVQPLGRAASGSEITRLNYSLQQENYLTYKKRFGDHNVGGVLGIQIQKWKNEFARFRSTEFNNDLVRTFNNVVELDAANTLTTASDHSIVSQFGRVTYDYKSKYLFGATVRRDGSSRFGSANQYGVFPGVSVGWRVSDEAFWSPLSTVVSDFKLRAGISQNGNERIGDFDSRSLYSPGFFYDGQNGIALTQLGNQDLVWETTQQSYVGLDFGLFNGKINASFDYYEKLTSDLLYNTPLPEETGFSSIRNNIGEIKNKGLEFTISGDVMNRPDFKWFSSFNISTNTNEILDLAEEDGQIIQGNYIIREGGPIGDFWGYTAQGVFAYDESNAFDDAGNQLTPIFDEQGGFLSYELNGEAYSGNINQLSVGNNILTGGDVHWKDLNGDFNIDANNDRSVIGNGIPNLFGGFYNEFTYKGIKLSIMIDYNFGNDIYREYDETRNQRMRRTVLPGPDRIDEAWYQPGDIAKYPTLASAGSSKNNLGPNSFWVSDADFIMLRSLRVDYSLPQSVIDKVSFLSNVSLYASGNNLLNWTNYEGYNPELGTRGNALQPGMDNLRYPLYREYIMGLNIAF, encoded by the coding sequence ATGGTTCATAAGGTTCTACAAAGAATACTATTATTAACTATTTCATTCTTGGTATACGCTCATTTGGCTACGGCCCAAGAGGGAGTGATATCAGGTACCGTGACATCAAATGAAGATGGACTGGGATTGCCAGGAGTGACGGTACAAGTACAAGGGAAATCAAATGGCACGGCCACCGATATAGACGGCAAATACCAAATAAATGCCGGTCCTTCGGCAGTATTGGTGTTTTCATATATAGGCTATGCCCAGCAGAAAATAGAAGTCGGTAACCGCTCCCAGATCGATGTGGTTATGGAGCTAGATGTCTCACAGCTCAACGAAGTAGTGGTAGTTGGCTATGGGGAACAAAACAGGAGGGATTTGACCGGTTCAGTGGTTTCGATTAAATCCGATCAATTGGAGCAAGCCACCCCTACTACTGCTTTGGAAGGAATGAGGGGAAGGCTATCAGGTGTGTCCGTTACCGCTAATGGGGGGCCGGGAGAAGCTCCCGATATCAAAATCAGGGGTACATCTACACTTAATAGTGGTACGGGGCCGCTGTACGTTGTGGATGGACAGCAGCTTGATGATATCAATAATATAAACCCTAATGACATTGCTTCCATAGAAGTGCTCAAGGATGGAGCTTCTGCTGCCATATACGGGTCAAAATCAGCAAACGGGGTGGTGATCATTACTACCAAAAAAGGTAAATCAGGTAAAACCAAGATAGATGCAAACTATGTGCGTAGCTATAGTGTGCTGTCTTCCAAAATACCCGTGTCCAACACGCGTCAGGCGAGGATATATGAGATCGCCAGACTAGGAAATGATGCTGTCAATGCTGGACCTCCGGCGGATTCTCTCTCCACCTTGTTCAACCAGGATTTCGATTACCAAGAGATGATCACTCGCGTCGGGGTCAGGGACCAAGTAGGACTTTCTTTGAGTGGGGGTAAAGATGATGCCAATTTTTATTGGAATACCGGTTTTATGAACCAAGATGGGGTTGTGAAAAACTCAGGTTTCGAGCGGGTCAATACCACCTTAAACCTGAACTTTAAGGCTTCAAAGATAATCAAGGCGGGCACCAGGGTTTTGGCCTCCTATTCCGAGAGAAACGGGTTGAACGAAGGAGCCGTATTTAATCAGTTGTCGACGCACTTTCCTTATTTGCCTTCCCAAGACGCTGACGGGACTTATGTGCCGCAAACTTCCAGTCAGCAGAATGTGCTTGCTGAAACATTGTTTACAGTAAGGAAAAGGAGAGATTATGATGGGCAAATATTTAGTTTTATAGAATTGGATTTATTGCCCTCGTTAAAGTTCAAATCAACATTGGGCGTGCTATTGGAGCTTCGCAGGGACAATGATTTTGATCCTATTGTCGTACAACCACTGGGAAGAGCAGCATCTGGATCTGAAATAACACGCTTAAATTACAGCCTTCAGCAGGAAAATTATCTAACCTATAAAAAGCGTTTTGGCGACCACAATGTAGGAGGGGTTTTGGGTATTCAGATCCAAAAATGGAAAAATGAATTTGCCCGTTTTAGATCAACAGAATTTAACAATGACCTCGTCAGGACTTTTAACAATGTCGTAGAGCTCGATGCTGCCAATACGCTGACGACAGCTTCTGACCATTCTATCGTTTCCCAGTTTGGGAGGGTGACGTATGATTATAAAAGTAAGTACCTTTTTGGTGCCACGGTGAGAAGGGATGGTTCTTCACGTTTTGGATCAGCAAACCAATACGGTGTTTTTCCAGGTGTCTCCGTTGGATGGAGGGTAAGTGATGAGGCTTTCTGGTCACCGCTGTCCACTGTAGTCTCTGATTTTAAGCTGAGAGCAGGGATTTCCCAAAATGGCAATGAGCGAATTGGTGACTTTGACAGCAGGTCTTTATACTCTCCAGGATTCTTCTATGACGGCCAGAATGGTATCGCCCTCACACAGCTAGGAAACCAGGACCTCGTTTGGGAGACGACACAACAATCCTACGTGGGATTGGATTTCGGACTATTTAATGGAAAGATCAATGCAAGTTTTGATTATTATGAAAAGCTGACCTCTGATTTGCTCTATAATACTCCGCTTCCTGAAGAGACAGGATTTAGCAGTATTAGAAATAACATTGGTGAGATCAAAAATAAAGGATTGGAATTTACCATCAGTGGTGATGTGATGAACAGGCCTGATTTCAAGTGGTTTTCAAGCTTTAATATTTCAACCAATACAAATGAAATTTTGGATTTGGCAGAAGAGGATGGACAGATAATTCAGGGAAATTATATTATCAGAGAAGGTGGCCCGATTGGAGATTTTTGGGGATATACTGCTCAGGGTGTGTTTGCCTACGATGAGTCCAATGCATTCGATGACGCAGGAAATCAATTGACGCCGATTTTTGATGAGCAAGGTGGTTTTCTTAGTTATGAGCTGAATGGAGAAGCGTATTCAGGTAATATTAACCAATTATCTGTTGGCAATAACATCCTGACAGGAGGGGATGTTCACTGGAAAGACTTAAATGGAGACTTTAATATCGATGCCAATAATGACCGTTCGGTAATTGGAAACGGAATTCCCAATTTATTTGGCGGCTTCTATAATGAATTCACCTATAAAGGCATCAAGCTTTCCATTATGATCGATTATAATTTCGGAAATGACATATACCGAGAATATGACGAGACCCGTAACCAAAGAATGAGGAGAACAGTTCTACCTGGTCCGGATAGGATCGATGAAGCCTGGTACCAGCCGGGAGACATTGCTAAATACCCGACCTTGGCATCTGCCGGTAGTTCTAAAAACAACCTCGGCCCCAATAGCTTCTGGGTCAGTGATGCTGATTTTATTATGTTGAGATCTTTAAGGGTTGATTATTCCCTTCCCCAGTCTGTTATCGATAAGGTGAGTTTCTTGTCAAACGTGTCCTTATATGCTTCAGGAAACAATTTACTGAACTGGACAAATTACGAAGGTTATAAT